One Rhizophagus irregularis chromosome 5, complete sequence DNA window includes the following coding sequences:
- a CDS encoding mitochondrial 37S ribosomal protein mS42, whose protein sequence is MVFFRINIISKNFLKTTFPSIIYKKNFHTLILSKNSQLLQINRTRPRKKLLLQHYENKSFIRNTHYLNPLPFPIEEGLEPLFSPVTLHELYEYQGSLIEDLNNLTDQTEFMDNTIFELIDKTAQVPENALIFNHASQIWNNDFFFQSLTKKNSSKEVDIMDLNERIKKDFGAIDNFKEHFKNMALGIFGSGWTWLVETEFHILRVVNTYNAGTTLDVTRTQEKDPNNHPMPYNSPFLTSSKNNVLDVGANKPSPPPFIKLALQPSHKSRFNPLLCLNMWEHAYIKDFGIRGKEDYIDGFWDCINWEVVQRRIIQRNSFM, encoded by the exons atggttttttttcgaattaatattatatcaaaaaattttttaaaaacaacttttccttcaataatttataaaaaaaattttcatacattaattttaagtaaaaattctcaattattacaaataaaccGAACAAGaccaagaaaaaaattattattacaacaTTATGAGAACAAATCATTCATTCGTAATACACATTATTTAAATCCACTCCCTTTTCCTATTGAAGAAGGTTTAGAACCTTTATTTAGTCCCGTAACTTTACatgaattatatgaatatcAAGGATCTCTTAttgaagatttaaataatcttacag atcaaaCGGAATTTATGGATAATACCATTTTTGAACTAATCGACAAAACTGCTCAAGTACCAGAAAATGCTCTAATATTTAATCATGCTTCTCAAATATggaataatgattttttttttcaatctttg acaaaaaaaaattccagtaAAGAAGTTGATATTATGGATTTAAATGAAAGGATTAAAAAGGATTTTGGAGCTATCGATAATTTTAAGGAACAT tttaaaaatatGGCGTTAGGTATATTTGGTTCAGGATGGACATg GCTTGTAGAAACGGAATTTCATATTCTTCGTGTAGTAAACACTTATAATGCag ggACTACTCTTGATGTCACGAGAACTCAAGAAAAAGATCCAAATAATCATCCGATGCCATATAATTCACCATTTTTAACTTCATCAAAGAATAATGTATTAGATGTTGGTGCAAATAAACCATCTCCACCACCATTTATAAAATTGGCTTTACAACCTTCACATAAAAGTAGATTTAATCCTTTGTTATGCCTTAATATGTGGGAACATGcttatattaaagattttggTATTAGAGGTAAAGAAGATTACATTGATGGGTTTTGGGATTGTATTAATTGGGAAGTAGTACAACGAAGGATTATACAACGTAATAGTTTTATGTAA
- a CDS encoding iron-binding protein, with protein sequence MLRSILARNFGLISQTTTRASTRPIAFNLSRSYHEKVIDHYERPRNVGSLPRTDSDVGTGLVGAPACGDVMKLQIRVDERTNKIVDVKFKTFGCGSAIASSSYMTERVRGMSLDEASKIKNTEIAKELSLPPVKLHCSMLAEDAIKSAIKDYKSKRSALSAPNVNNISQQSSTQATA encoded by the exons atgttgcGTTCAATCTTAGCACGAAACTTTGGTTTGATATCTCAAACTACAACTCGTGCAAGCACTCGTCCTATAGCATTTAATCTTTCACGTTCATACCATGAAAAG GTTATTGATCATTATGAACGTCCTCGTAATGTTGGATCATTACCAAGAACAGATTCCGATGTAGGAACTGGACTAGTTGGTGCACCAGCATGTGGTGATGTTATGAAACTTCAAATTCGAGTTGATGAACGaactaataaaattgtagACGTTAAATTTAAGACGTTTGGATGTGGTTCCGCGATTGCTTCTTCAAGTTATATGACAGAACGTGTACGAGGGATGTCTTTAGACGAAGcctcaaaaattaaaaacactGAAATTGCAAAAGAGTTGAGCCTACCACCTGTCAAACTTCATTGTTCAA tgcTCGCAGAAGATGCTATTAAATCTGCTATTAAAGATTATAAGAGTAAACGTAGTGCATTATCAGCGCCAAATGTCAATAATATTAGTCAACAATCTTCAACACAGGCTACTgcataa